The Longimicrobiaceae bacterium DNA segment CGTGTCGCCCAGCGCGGAGAAGATGTTGGAGCCGGACCACAGCGCCAGCAGCAGGCCGATGGACAGCGGCCCCGGCGCGTTCTTGAGCACCACGTCGCTCACGAAGCCCTTCACCATCGCCCCCGCCTCGCTGGGCAGCGACGACGAGAGGTGCGCGGTGAGCCAGTCCGCCGTCTTGGGCCCGCCGAAGATGCCGGTGAGGCCGAACAGCGCCATCACCGCGGGCGGGAACGACATGAAGAAGTAGTACGCGACCTTGGCCGCCTGGTTGGAGATGTCGTCGCGCGAGAACTCGTGCGCCACGCGCTTCCACAGCGGCGCGGTGACCGGCAGCTCCTCGTCCGCCGCGTCCGCCTTGCCCTGTGCGCCCGCGGCCGGCTTCTTCGCACGGCCCTGCCGCTCGTCCACCGCGGTGCCGGTGCGGGCGTGGCGCGCCGTGTCCGCCGTCGCGCCCGTGGACGTGACGGTGCTCGAGGCGAGCATCCGCTCGTGCGAGAGCGCGCCGTGGCCCACGGGGTCGCCCCCGAGCGTGGCCTTCAGCTCCGCCACCTCGGCGCGGGCCCAGTCGCCCGTGTCGCGCAGGGTGGTGAGGGTCTGCTCCGGCGCCACCTGCTCGCTCCCCAGCTTCTTCATCCCGCTCATGCTCAGGAACGCGCCGCCGCCCACCAGCACCAGCCCCACGATCAGCGCCGCCAGCGAGTAGTGGCCGCCCATCAGGTGACCCAGGAAGCCGATCAGCGCGCCCAGCAGCACCAGCGCGCCCACCGCCGCCAGCACCCCGCCCACCGCCACCGCGCCGGCGTCCTTCACCAGCCCGGCCACGTTGGCCTTCAGCTCCGCCTTGGCGAGGGCCATCTCCTGCCGGATCAGCGCCGAGGCGTCGGCCGCCAGGGCGCGCAGCAGGTCGCCAAGCGACGGCTCCCCGGCGGGGGGGAGGTCGTGTCGTGTGGTGGGATCCATTCGGATTTCTTTCCGGTCCGGTGAAGGAATGTCCAAGCTTCCGGCGCCGCGGGGGAGCAATTTCCTTGCCCGTTGCCTGACACCGTTCAACGTACCAGATTGGCGCTACGCGGGAGCCTGCACCCGAACGTGGAGGCTGGATTGAGGAGAATCACGCAGAACGCCGCGGGCATCGTGCTGTTCCGCCCGCTGCCGGACGGGCGGCGCTACCTGCTGGTGCGCTCGGCGCTCACGCGGCGGCCCATCTGGGAGTTCCCCAAGGGCGGCGTGGAGGAGGGCGAAACCGACGCCGAGGCCGCCGAGCGCGAGCTGCGCGAAGAGGCGGGTCTGGCGCTGGGCGAGTACCGCGTGCGCGGCGGCTTCCGCGAGGAGGAGCGCTACGTCTTCACGCAGGGCCGCGGCGAGGGCCGCAGCCTCATCGTCAAGCGCGTCGTCTACTTCCTGGCCCAGGCGGAGAGCGAGCGCGTGGAGATCTCGTCCGAGGCCGAGGAGTTCCGCTGGTGCACCTTCGACGAAGCGCACCGCCTCCTCCGCTTCCCCGGCAAGCGCGCCGTGCTGGAGAAGGCCGAGCGCACCCTCGCCGAAGCCTTCAGCGAGGTCCCCGCCTCCCCCCGCGTCCTCACCCCGGACAGCGCCAACGCCCTCCCCGCCTGACGCAGCTCCTTCCGAAGCAGTCCCGCTTGACCGCACACACCCGCACGATTGCGCGTCCGCCACGACGATCGCAGGCGAAAGTTGGTGGGCCAGACCACCGGCGGACCACCGGCGGCCAAAACTCTTCGCTCGTCTTCCAACTCACCGACGCGTCCTCGTCCGATGCGGAATCCGGGTAGATCGACTTGCCTTCGCGGAGTCTCGCGGACGCGGTTCGGACCATCGGTAGCAGCCCACGGAGGTGGGCTTGGCGCCGTCGTAGCCCGCGGCTTTAGCCGCCAGGGCGATGCTGCCGCACCGATTCTCCCGGATTTCGTCTGACGCTGAATCGCCATCTCACGACAAGCAGCGCGTATGACGGGAGATGAACAGCCGCCGACCATCGCGCCCCGCCGTGGCGTTTCCGCGGATGCGCAGCAGAACGAAGAAGAGCCCGACGACAATCCGCCGGGCTCTTCTTCGCGTCTCGACTCCCAAGCCGCTACGGACGCCGGGCGGGGACGTTCGCGGGGGGCTTCGGCGGGGCTCCCGCGGCGCTGCCGGAGCCGGGGCCGCCGCTGCCCGGGCCCGCGCCCGTCGGTCCGGCGTTGTTGACCGGGGCGCCGCCCGTGGAGTCCGGCGGAGCGATGGCCGAGCCCGTGCCGGTGGGCGCGTTCGCACCCGTGGCAGCGGGGCCAGCGGCCGTGCCAGCCGGGGCCATCGTGCCGCTGGGCGTGGCCGGCACGGGCGTCTCGCTGCCGGGTTGCGGCGCGTTCGCCGAGCCCGCGTCGGTGTTCGTCTGCTCGGGCGCGCTCTGCGAGTTTCCGCCCACGCTGTTGCAAGCTCCCAGGCCCACCAGGGCCGCCACGACGGCCGCGGGGAACAGCTTGTTGCGCATCTCCGTCTCCGTGTTCCAGGTCCGTTCACAGCCCTCGGCCGGCGCGGCGATGCGAGCTTCGGGCCGCCGCTTCCGCACCCGCGCGATCCGCCGCGGGAGACGGAAATCATCTACGCATCGGCTCCGTCGCACACGTGCCGAGCGTTCGGCAGATGGTGTTCGGTGATCGATCACGGGGGTCGGTAGATGCGCATCGTGCTCGCCGCTCGGAAGCCGCGGCGCGGCGCGAGTCACCTGAATCCCGGCTGTTCGGAGGAGACGACGAGAGCTCCCGACCACGCCCCATCGCGGTCCCACGTTCCTCGCTCGATGCGAGCGGCGGAGCGAACGAGCCCGGCGGCAGGCTGCCACCGGGCTCAGTTGGTCGTGCGTCGGACCTCAGGTCACGGAGGCGTGGTGCCGCCCGCGCCGCCTGCGCCACCCGTCGTGCCGCCAGCGCCGCCCGTGGTGCCGCTGGTGCCCGTGGCGCCGCCGGTGGTGGCGGCCCCGCCCGCGCCGGTGCCGGTGGTGCCCGCCGCGCCCGTCGCCCCGGCGCCCATCCCGCTGCTGTCCGTACCCATCGTCCCGGTGGTGCCCATGGCCGCGGAGTCGGTCGCCATCGTGCCGCCGGCCGCGGTTCCCGTCCCGGCGGCGCCGGTGCCCGCGTCGGTGGTCGCGGCCGACCCGCTGGTCCCGCCGCCCGATGCGCCGGTGTCCGATGCGCCGCCCGCGCTGCCGCCGTTGTCGCCGCTGCCGCCACAGGCGGCCAGCGTGAGGAACGCCCCCGCGGCCAGGGTGTGGATCAGCTTGTTCCGAAGCATGCCGAATCTCCGTCGTTCAGGTTCCGCGCGCGGAGCCCCCGTCCGCGCCGGGCCCGGCAGACCGCAACAACGGGACACCCCGCCGTAGCACGTTTCCGTCTCCACCGGTGCCCTGCACCGCGTTCAGCGCGGCAGGCGCACCCGAAAGGTGCTGCCTGCGCCGGGCTCGCTGGCCGCCTCGATCACGCCGCCGTGCTGCTCCGCGATCATCCGCGCGATCGCAAGGCCCAGCCCGGTGCCGCCGCTGTGCTCGCGCGCCGCGTCGGCACGGTAGAAGCGGTCGAACACGCGCGGCAGCTCATCGGCCGCGATGCCGCTGCCGGTGTCCTCCACCGTCACCTGCACCCACCCCTGCGCCTCGCCGCCGACGGCCGGGACGAGGGACGTGCCGCCGCTCTCGGACACCGTGACCGGCCCGTCCGCATCGCGCACGGTGATCTCCACGCGGCCCGCCTCGGTGAACTTCACCGCGTTGGAGACGAGGTTCAGGAAGAGGCGCCGCAGCGACCCCGCCGTGCCGCGCACCACCGCGTGCTCCGGCGCGCTCAGCCGCACCTCCACCGGCTTGCCCTCCGCCAGCGCGCCGCCGATCTCCGCCACTTCGGCGAGCACGGGGACCAGGTCCACCGGGGCCAGCCCTGAAGGCTCCTCCGCCTCCTCGCCGCGGGCGAGCTGGAGCAGGTCTTCCACAAGGTGCAGCATCGACCGCGTCTCTTCCAGGATCTCGCCCAGCGTCTCTCGCAGGTCCTCGGGCGAGCGTTCGCGGGCCAGCGCGACCTCGGCCGTGCCGCGGATCACGGTGAGCGGCGTACGCAGCTCGTGGCTGGCGTCGGCCGTGAAGCGGCGAAGCGCCTCCACCGCGCGCTGGAGACGGGCCAGCATGCCGTTGAAGGCCAGCGCCAGCTCCTGCAGCTCCGCCGGCTGCCCCTCCTCCCTCACCCGCCGCGACAGCCCGCCGATCCCGATCTCGCGCGACGCGGCGACCAGGCGGTTCAGCGGGTCCAGCAGCCGCTCCGCCAGCGAGCGCCCGGCCAGCGCCGCCGCCAGCGCGGTGACGGGGATCAGCAGCAGCGAGATGAGCGCGAACGAGCGCAGCGTCTTTCCTTCCACGTCGCCGGTCCGCGCCACGTAGATGGTGACCACGTCGCCCGTCGGAAGAAGGGTGCGGCGGCGCAGGGCTTCGACGTTCCCCTCGCCGGGCGGCACCTTGTCCTCCCGCACCTCCACGCGTGGCACCTGCGGCGGGATGATGAGCTGCTCGGCCGCCTGCGCGGTCTGCCGCAGCGACTGCGTGCCCGTGCTGGCGAGCGACTGGCGCAGGATCAGCCACGTCGCCGTGGCGAAGAGCGTGAGGGAGACGAGGAGGACCACCGAGTAGCCCAGCACGATCTCGCGCCGCAGCGAGGCCGGGCGGCGGAAGGGGACGCTCAAGCCTCCCTCCCGACGCTGCGGATGGTATAGCCCACCCCGCGCACCGTCACGATCAGCTCGCGCTCGCGGTCCAGCTTGTTGCGCAGCGAGTTGATGAACACGTCCACCACGTTGGTGCCGGGGTCGAAGCGGATACCCCACACGTGCTCCATCAGCGTGGCGCGCGACAGCGGCCGGTCTGCGTTGCGCAGGAGGTATTCGAGCAGCGAGAACTCTTTCGGCGTCAGCTCCACCGCCTCGCCCGCCTTGCGCACCTCGCGCGTCGCCGGGTCCAGCTCCACGTCGCCCGCCCGCAGCGTCGCCGGCGCCCCGGCAGACGAGCGGCGGAGCAGCGCCCGCAGCCGCGCCGTGAGCTCCGAGAAGTCGAACGGCTTGGTGAGGTAGTCGTCGGCCCCGGAATCCAGCCCCTCTACCTTGTCCTCCGTGCGGTCCTTGGCGGTGAGCAGGAGGACGGGCAGTGCGACGCCCGCGGCACGGAGGTCGCGGACGAGGTCGAAGCCGTTGCGGCCGGGGATCATCACGTCCACCACCGCGGCGTCGAAGCCTTCGGCCGTGGCTTTCGCGAAGCCCTCGTCGCCGTCCGTGGCAGTCTGGACGACGTAGCCCTCCTCGCGCAGGCCCTTGGCGATGAAGCCGGCGATGCGGGTGTTGTCCTCCACGATCAGGATGCGCATCTTAGGATTAAGATCCCTTAATCTACGGTTAACCCATCTCTAATCGACGCGGGGGGTTAGGCAGGAACGGGCGCCGAACGGTGTGGGTACGAAGCTGCGTGGTAGCACCCGGAAGATCAAGCTCGCACAGGAGACCCGAGATGAACAGGCACGTACGCAGGATCGCCGTTCCCGGAGCCCTCGTCCTTGGGCTCGCGACCGCCGCCACGGGCGTGGAGGTCGTCCGCACCTCGCTTACCCGCGCGTCCGCGCAGACGGGCATCCCGCCGCTGCCGCCCGCGAATGCGCCGGCGCCGCAGGCCGGCCCGGTGGGCGAGGCGAACTCGCTGGCCACCGCGTTCCGCACCGCCAGCCGCACCGCGTTTCCCGCGGTGGTCTACATCCGCACCGAGGCCGTGCGCACGGTGGAGAACCGCGTGCCGCAGGAGTTCCGCGGCACGCCGTTCGAGCAGTTCTTCGGCGGCCCCGGCGGCGGGCAGAGCAGCCAGCCCGAGGTGGTCGCCGGGAGCGGCTTCATCGTCTCGCAGGACGGCTACGTGCTGACGAACAACCACGTGGTGGCCGGCGCCAACCGCGTGACCGTCACGCTCACCGACAAGCGCGAGTTCAGCGCCCGCGTGGTGGGCCGCGACCCCAACACCGACATCGCGGTGCTCAAGCTGGAGGGACGCGGCTTCCCCACCGTCCAGCTCGGCAACTCCGACGGCCTGCAGACGGGCGACTGGGTGCTGGCGCTGGGCTACCCGCTCTCGCTGGGCGAGACGACCACGGCCGGCATCGTGAGCGCCAAGGGCCGCTCCATCGGGATCATGCGGGAGAACGAGGGCGCCACCCAGCCGCTGGAGCACTTCATCCAGACCGACGCCGTCATCAACCCCGGCAACTCCGGCGGGCCCCTGATCGACCTCCAGGGCCACGTGGTGGGCATCAACAGCGCCATCGCCTCGCCCACGGGCTACTACAACGGCTACGGCTTCGCGGTGCCCATCTCGCTGGCCAAGCGCGTGGCCGACGACCTGATCCGCTACGGCACGGTGCACCGCCCCATGATTGGGGTGCAGATCCACGACGTGTCGTCGGCCGACAAGGAGGTCTTCAAGCTCGACGCGGCCGCGGGGACCGTGGTGGCGGGCGAGCCCACCGGCCCGGCGCGCGACGCGGGCCTGAAGCTGGGCGACGTGATCGTGGGCGTGGACGGCGCCCGCATCGACGACACGGGCGACCTGATGGAGCGCGTGGCCCGCAAGCAGCCGGGCGACGACGTGGTGCTCGACATCGTCCGCTACGGCGACCGCCAGCGGCTCACGGTCAAGCTCTCGGCCATGCAGGCGCAGCCGGTGACGCAGGCTGGCACCGCGCGGAAGCAGCCGGTGAGCGCCGGCACGAAGCTGGGCTTCCGCACCGAGCGCATCGACGACGCGACGGCGCGGCAGAACGGCCTCCCGGCCGGCGGCCTGGTGGTGACCGACGTGGACCGGGGGAGCCCCGCGTGGCCGGTGATCAAGGCCGGGCTGCGCATCGAGAGCGTGAACGGCGTGGCGGTGAGCACCCCCGGAAGCGTGGAGTCGGCCGCGGCGCGCATCCAGCCGGGCCAGGCGGTTTCCATCGTCGCCCGCACCCCGGACGAACAGAAGGTCATCATCAACTACCGGGTGCCGAACTGACGCGGATGCCTCTCCGCCGAAGCGAGCCTTGGGTGGAGAGGCTGAGGATGTGAAAACGAAGGAGCCCGCCGGGATTTTCCGGCGGGCTCCTTCGTTCTGTTGCTGCCGGGAGAGGCCCCCTCCCCGGCTCGCTCAGGCTCGCCGACCCTCCCCCAAAACTGCCTGGGGGAGGGTTGGTTCGTTCTCGCGCGGTGTCCTGTCGGTTTGTCGTTGCGGTAGTCTCCGCAGGGGAACTTCGCGGCTGCGTGCGGCGGTTTCGACCGACGGGCATGCCTTCATCCGCCGCTCTCACGCCTCCACGAGCGATGCGCCCTGGGCGAACACGCGCTCGTCGCCGAAGTGGAAGATGCTGGCCTTCACGTCCGCGGCGATCTTGCGGAAGCGCTCGGCGCTGGCGCGGGGGATGGTGACACGCGAGAAGAGGATCACCGCGAACAGGTCGCCGCTCGGCAGCAGCCCGCCGAAGCCCAGCACCGACGCGATCCCGAACGGCTCCACGAACTCGGCCTGCGCGGGGATGTACGGGCTGCCGGGCGCCGTCTCCACGTGGAAGACGTTGTACGTGCGGCCTTCGGCGTCGTCCAGCAGCTCGGCCGAGGCATGGATCAGCGGCTCCACCTCCAGGCCCAATTGGCGGATGAGCTGCGCGATCATGGGCGCGCGCTCCACCACCTCCACGCTCAGCAGGGGGATCGCGCGGTGGCCGCGCGACTCGTGCCGTGAGTTCCACTCCGGCTGGTCGCCCGCGGTGCCGAGCAGCGTCAGGCACTTCACCGCGGCGTCGGGCGCGGCGCCGCCCAGCTGCAGGCGCACGAACTCCTTCAGGTCCTCGGGGAGCCGGCCGTACGCGTGCGTCTTGTAGAAGCGCACCATGGCGCATTGCCGCGACCCGTCGCCGTCGCCGCACTGCTCGTACAGGTAGCGGATGATGGACTCCGCGGCCTGCTCCATCGTGTCCGTGTCGGCGGTGGCGCGGTGCAGGCCGTTGCCGCAGCGCAGCATGTCCAGCAGCGAGAAGGCGCGGAGGTCGAGCGCCATGCGATCCCTTGGGTCGTGATGATGGGGAGCGAACCGCGAAGCTGCGAGGTCCGTCCGCCGGGCGGATGGGTTCTAGTGGCCGGAAAGGTCCCGGCGCCCGGCGAATCCTCGACGGTGATGGAGTTTCCGTGCCACGGGGCAGTGCGTACGCCGCTCCGGTATCGTCCCGCGTCAGAAACGTAAGATGGCCGCCAGAGAAGCGGAACGGGCTCGCTGCTGATGCTTCGCGTCCCTTCTCCTTCTACGCCGCGGCGCGCTCAT contains these protein-coding regions:
- a CDS encoding HAMP domain-containing sensor histidine kinase, whose product is MSVPFRRPASLRREIVLGYSVVLLVSLTLFATATWLILRQSLASTGTQSLRQTAQAAEQLIIPPQVPRVEVREDKVPPGEGNVEALRRRTLLPTGDVVTIYVARTGDVEGKTLRSFALISLLLIPVTALAAALAGRSLAERLLDPLNRLVAASREIGIGGLSRRVREEGQPAELQELALAFNGMLARLQRAVEALRRFTADASHELRTPLTVIRGTAEVALARERSPEDLRETLGEILEETRSMLHLVEDLLQLARGEEAEEPSGLAPVDLVPVLAEVAEIGGALAEGKPVEVRLSAPEHAVVRGTAGSLRRLFLNLVSNAVKFTEAGRVEITVRDADGPVTVSESGGTSLVPAVGGEAQGWVQVTVEDTGSGIAADELPRVFDRFYRADAAREHSGGTGLGLAIARMIAEQHGGVIEAASEPGAGSTFRVRLPR
- a CDS encoding YhjD/YihY/BrkB family envelope integrity protein gives rise to the protein MDPTTRHDLPPAGEPSLGDLLRALAADASALIRQEMALAKAELKANVAGLVKDAGAVAVGGVLAAVGALVLLGALIGFLGHLMGGHYSLAALIVGLVLVGGGAFLSMSGMKKLGSEQVAPEQTLTTLRDTGDWARAEVAELKATLGGDPVGHGALSHERMLASSTVTSTGATADTARHARTGTAVDERQGRAKKPAAGAQGKADAADEELPVTAPLWKRVAHEFSRDDISNQAAKVAYYFFMSFPPAVMALFGLTGIFGGPKTADWLTAHLSSSLPSEAGAMVKGFVSDVVLKNAPGPLSIGLLLALWSGSNIFSALGDT
- a CDS encoding response regulator transcription factor — its product is MRILIVEDNTRIAGFIAKGLREEGYVVQTATDGDEGFAKATAEGFDAAVVDVMIPGRNGFDLVRDLRAAGVALPVLLLTAKDRTEDKVEGLDSGADDYLTKPFDFSELTARLRALLRRSSAGAPATLRAGDVELDPATREVRKAGEAVELTPKEFSLLEYLLRNADRPLSRATLMEHVWGIRFDPGTNVVDVFINSLRNKLDRERELIVTVRGVGYTIRSVGREA
- a CDS encoding trypsin-like peptidase domain-containing protein, whose product is MNRHVRRIAVPGALVLGLATAATGVEVVRTSLTRASAQTGIPPLPPANAPAPQAGPVGEANSLATAFRTASRTAFPAVVYIRTEAVRTVENRVPQEFRGTPFEQFFGGPGGGQSSQPEVVAGSGFIVSQDGYVLTNNHVVAGANRVTVTLTDKREFSARVVGRDPNTDIAVLKLEGRGFPTVQLGNSDGLQTGDWVLALGYPLSLGETTTAGIVSAKGRSIGIMRENEGATQPLEHFIQTDAVINPGNSGGPLIDLQGHVVGINSAIASPTGYYNGYGFAVPISLAKRVADDLIRYGTVHRPMIGVQIHDVSSADKEVFKLDAAAGTVVAGEPTGPARDAGLKLGDVIVGVDGARIDDTGDLMERVARKQPGDDVVLDIVRYGDRQRLTVKLSAMQAQPVTQAGTARKQPVSAGTKLGFRTERIDDATARQNGLPAGGLVVTDVDRGSPAWPVIKAGLRIESVNGVAVSTPGSVESAAARIQPGQAVSIVARTPDEQKVIINYRVPN
- a CDS encoding NUDIX domain-containing protein, coding for MRRITQNAAGIVLFRPLPDGRRYLLVRSALTRRPIWEFPKGGVEEGETDAEAAERELREEAGLALGEYRVRGGFREEERYVFTQGRGEGRSLIVKRVVYFLAQAESERVEISSEAEEFRWCTFDEAHRLLRFPGKRAVLEKAERTLAEAFSEVPASPRVLTPDSANALPA